Proteins from one Deinococcus actinosclerus genomic window:
- a CDS encoding VOC family protein — protein sequence MTGRLSPAHHIRLARPSLDLDAAQRFYADGLGLRVLHRSAHDEFAALLMLGLPGAAWHLELTQAHHLHVAPTPTAEDLLVLYLDGPVPPDLIRRLEAHGGRRVAALNPYWDRWGVTVRDPDGFRLVLCERAWRSAP from the coding sequence GTGACCGGCCGCCTCTCCCCCGCCCATCACATCCGGCTGGCGCGGCCCAGTCTGGATCTGGACGCCGCGCAGCGCTTCTACGCGGACGGCCTGGGCCTGCGCGTGCTACACCGCAGTGCGCACGACGAGTTCGCCGCGCTGCTGATGCTGGGCCTCCCCGGCGCCGCGTGGCACCTGGAACTCACGCAGGCGCATCACCTCCACGTGGCGCCCACCCCCACTGCCGAGGACCTGCTCGTGCTCTACCTGGACGGCCCGGTTCCGCCCGACCTGATCCGGCGGCTGGAGGCGCACGGGGGCAGGCGCGTCGCGGCGCTGAACCCGTACTGGGACCGCTGGGGCGTGACGGTGCGCGACCCGGACGGTTTCCGGCTGGTGCTGTGTGAGCGGGCGTGGCGGAGCGCCCCATGA
- a CDS encoding IS982 family transposase translates to MARYRLHHSLGRRAVIRQLHRWAKRYFSDLKRCSHQKLSDALLVALLLSRLVFKHPFPSIWWNILREDRHDLPSYTQAYTRGQRLLERLEAVATPSQSCTEVIVDSMPLPVCRPKRGKRCSFPGARWGYGTQGDVYGYKLHAWVTASGAIVQYLIRPANLHDTTVSYELNRRWPDFGGPRIIGDKGYCCLGYVFPPKSNTRYDTGWRPGRHPRLRKRIETVFSGLVEAQIRSVQTKTLRSLRLRVVLAILAHNLAQP, encoded by the coding sequence ATGGCTAGATACCGTCTCCATCACAGTTTAGGCCGACGAGCCGTCATCCGTCAGCTTCACCGCTGGGCCAAACGGTATTTCAGTGACCTCAAGCGGTGTTCGCACCAGAAATTGAGTGACGCCCTGCTGGTCGCCCTGTTGCTCAGCCGACTGGTCTTCAAACATCCATTCCCGTCCATCTGGTGGAACATCCTGAGGGAAGATCGACACGATCTTCCCTCCTACACGCAGGCGTATACACGGGGACAGCGATTGCTTGAACGACTTGAAGCGGTCGCCACCCCGTCACAGTCCTGCACGGAAGTGATCGTTGATTCCATGCCTCTGCCCGTCTGCCGACCCAAACGGGGGAAGCGGTGTTCGTTTCCCGGTGCTCGTTGGGGTTACGGCACGCAGGGAGACGTCTACGGATACAAGTTGCACGCGTGGGTCACCGCTTCAGGTGCCATCGTGCAGTATCTGATCCGACCAGCCAATTTGCACGATACGACCGTAAGCTACGAGCTCAACCGGCGGTGGCCCGACTTCGGCGGGCCACGCATCATCGGTGATAAGGGGTACTGCTGCCTGGGCTACGTGTTCCCACCGAAGAGTAATACCCGGTATGACACGGGGTGGCGGCCAGGCCGACACCCTCGACTGCGAAAACGCATTGAAACGGTGTTCTCTGGTTTGGTCGAGGCTCAGATTCGCTCCGTGCAGACGAAAACGTTGCGGTCGCTCCGTCTCCGTGTCGTCCTAGCCATACTCGCTCACAACCTTGCCCAACCCTAA
- a CDS encoding MarR family winged helix-turn-helix transcriptional regulator, whose product MTILDLLDRIRRDWQTCEPGLDTSPMLTFITLTRAQALLDEHIRATAPHADLTAATRDLLFTLHRSGTPDGLTPGELAALLAVSPASVTGSLDRLEARGLLRRTPDAQDRRAQRIHLTDAGRDLVRHHLPVHLRREEDLLSPLNAAERQQLEQLLRRLIAHAETRQA is encoded by the coding sequence GTGACCATCCTTGACCTGCTGGACCGCATCCGGCGCGACTGGCAGACCTGTGAGCCCGGGCTGGACACCTCGCCCATGCTCACCTTCATCACGCTGACGCGCGCGCAGGCCCTGCTGGACGAACACATCCGCGCCACCGCGCCACACGCCGACCTGACCGCCGCCACACGCGACCTCCTGTTCACCCTGCACCGCTCCGGCACCCCGGACGGCCTGACCCCCGGCGAACTGGCCGCGCTGCTGGCGGTCTCCCCGGCCAGCGTCACGGGCAGCCTCGACCGCCTGGAAGCGCGGGGCCTGCTGCGCCGCACGCCCGACGCCCAGGACCGCCGTGCCCAGCGCATCCACCTGACCGACGCCGGGCGGGACCTCGTCCGCCACCACCTGCCCGTCCACCTGCGCCGCGAGGAGGACCTGCTCAGCCCCCTGAACGCCGCTGAACGCCAGCAGCTTGAGCAGCTGCTGCGCCGCCTGATCGCGCACGCCGAGACCCGGCAGGCGTGA
- a CDS encoding ComF family protein — translation MTAAFGTALLGALRTLLPRACPGCGAQLGAHAGLCPACRAALRPQVQAHSPLRAHPEPHLVTLGTYSGVRRRAVRELKFAQARDLARVLGETLATGVPDTWNVQAVIPVPLHPTRQRERGFNQSELLGRALAGALAVPCVPALTRTRAGAQQARRHGAQREDLHGAFRAHEGFLPTGAVLLIDDVLTTTSPLMHWLRRV, via the coding sequence ATGACCGCTGCGTTCGGAACGGCCCTGCTCGGCGCGCTGCGCACCCTGCTGCCCCGCGCCTGCCCCGGCTGCGGCGCGCAGCTCGGGGCGCACGCCGGACTGTGCCCCGCCTGCCGCGCCGCCCTGCGCCCCCAGGTGCAGGCCCACAGTCCCCTGCGCGCCCACCCGGAGCCGCACCTCGTGACGCTCGGGACCTACAGCGGCGTGCGCCGGCGCGCCGTGCGGGAACTGAAATTCGCGCAGGCCCGCGACCTCGCCCGCGTCCTCGGGGAGACCCTCGCCACCGGCGTGCCCGACACCTGGAACGTGCAGGCGGTCATCCCGGTGCCGCTGCATCCCACCCGGCAGCGCGAACGCGGCTTCAACCAGTCGGAACTGCTGGGCCGCGCCCTGGCCGGCGCCCTGGCGGTGCCGTGCGTGCCCGCCCTGACCCGCACCCGCGCTGGCGCGCAGCAGGCCCGGCGTCACGGCGCGCAGCGCGAGGACCTCCACGGGGCCTTCCGCGCCCACGAGGGCTTCCTGCCCACCGGCGCGGTGCTGCTGATCGACGACGTGCTCACCACCACATCGCCACTCATGCACTGGCTACGACGGGTCTAG
- a CDS encoding DNA cytosine methyltransferase: MTCAWQVEINEYAGRVLKKHWPDVPLYRDVREVGGHNLEPVDLVCGGFPCQPHSLAGARKAENDERDLWDEFARVIRELRPRWVLAENVPGLLSSRLAGRRGGFFGKVLADLAALGYDAEWDCVPASALGAHHERDRVFLVAYPHDIERGAPGAEYAQGRAAALPGTAGEHSASLADAEHGGRQGRYAQGQGAAPAVSCHPPVADPDGLRELQPEGCQQDQRGWTGDRRESLPVADAESIGRGTGRAGRPAGKGAGLRHGTLQPLPNAQGIGCGAGGLPIGTSPQLTGTGGHRQDVSDADGCGCRAGQSALRPGQPDAAGGCQAVANPDRQSLAVGPRVFRDVGTQLQAIERGCRTGGGIWAAEPAVGRVAHGVPARVDRLRGLGNAVVPHEALLIGSLILAAERGRP, from the coding sequence ATGACCTGCGCGTGGCAGGTCGAAATCAACGAGTACGCCGGCCGCGTCCTGAAGAAGCACTGGCCCGACGTCCCCCTGTACCGGGACGTGCGTGAAGTGGGAGGCCACAACCTTGAACCAGTCGACCTTGTTTGCGGAGGCTTTCCCTGCCAGCCCCACTCCCTCGCCGGCGCGCGGAAAGCGGAAAACGACGAACGCGACCTCTGGGACGAATTTGCCCGAGTCATTCGCGAGCTTAGACCCCGCTGGGTACTGGCGGAAAACGTCCCAGGGCTACTATCGAGTCGCCTTGCTGGGCGCCGAGGCGGGTTCTTCGGAAAGGTTCTCGCAGACCTGGCCGCGCTCGGGTATGACGCGGAGTGGGATTGCGTACCGGCTTCGGCCCTCGGCGCCCATCACGAGAGGGACCGCGTCTTCCTTGTGGCGTACCCCCACGACATCGAACGCGGAGCACCCGGGGCAGAGTACGCACAAGGAAGGGCAGCAGCTCTCCCTGGCACAGCAGGTGAACATTCCGCATCGCTGGCCGACGCCGAACACGGTGGACGCCAGGGGCGGTACGCGCAGGGGCAAGGGGCAGCACCAGCTGTGTCATGCCATCCGCCAGTGGCCGACCCCGACGGTCTGCGGGAACTACAACCGGAAGGGTGCCAGCAAGACCAGCGGGGATGGACTGGCGACCGCCGTGAAAGCCTCCCTGTGGCCGACGCCGAGAGCATCGGACGGGGAACGGGGCGGGCGGGGCGACCTGCTGGAAAAGGTGCGGGGCTACGACATGGGACGCTACAGCCTCTTCCCAACGCCCAGGGCATCGGATGCGGAGCGGGGGGATTGCCCATCGGAACGAGCCCGCAACTCACCGGCACTGGTGGCCATCGTCAAGATGTTTCCGACGCCGATGGCTGCGGATGCCGAGCGGGGCAGTCTGCGCTACGGCCGGGGCAACCTGACGCTGCTGGGGGCTGCCAAGCGGTGGCCAACCCCGACCGCCAGTCCCTGGCGGTCGGGCCGCGCGTCTTCCGCGACGTTGGAACGCAACTCCAGGCCATTGAGCGAGGTTGCCGCACAGGGGGAGGCATCTGGGCAGCTGAACCCGCTGTGGGTCGAGTGGCTCATGGGGTTCCCGCCCGGGTGGACCGACTTAGAGGACTCGGCAACGCTGTCGTCCCCCACGAAGCCCTCCTGATCGGCTCACTGATCCTGGCTGCCGAACGAGGCCGGCCGTGA
- a CDS encoding M15 family metallopeptidase, producing MQRRAVWAWVLGAGLGWASALTPAESAAAQRLVAAYPAFLRGVEGGALVWRDGTRMPLTRSAATTYPGRLDAPGLLDQLDAAYPACAPVAPPAYLSDPGRVRFEPLLRKMYGASEAAVRANLVTVDWFGQPLRVTRVNGAADSLRAVAKELTAHPEWRAFLTPSAGTFLWRAVAGTPRRSVHSFGAAIDLNTTRATYWQWSGFHEGQRGIPWHNQFPAGLVHTFERRGWIWGGRWYHLDTMHFEYRPELTGACAAGR from the coding sequence GTGCAGAGACGTGCCGTGTGGGCCTGGGTGCTGGGGGCCGGACTGGGGTGGGCGTCGGCCCTGACCCCCGCCGAGTCGGCCGCCGCGCAGCGGCTGGTGGCGGCGTACCCGGCGTTCCTGCGGGGCGTGGAGGGCGGCGCGCTCGTGTGGCGCGACGGCACGCGCATGCCCCTGACCCGCAGCGCGGCCACCACCTACCCGGGGCGACTGGACGCGCCGGGCCTGCTCGATCAGCTGGACGCCGCGTACCCGGCGTGCGCGCCCGTGGCGCCTCCTGCGTACCTGAGCGACCCGGGGCGCGTGCGCTTCGAGCCTCTGCTGCGGAAGATGTACGGCGCGTCCGAGGCCGCCGTGCGCGCGAACCTCGTGACCGTGGACTGGTTCGGGCAGCCCCTGCGGGTCACGCGCGTGAACGGGGCGGCCGACTCCCTGCGGGCGGTCGCGAAGGAACTGACGGCGCACCCGGAGTGGCGCGCGTTCCTCACGCCCAGTGCGGGCACGTTCCTGTGGCGCGCGGTGGCGGGCACGCCCCGGCGCAGCGTTCACTCGTTCGGCGCGGCCATCGACCTGAACACCACCCGCGCCACGTACTGGCAGTGGAGCGGCTTCCACGAGGGGCAGCGCGGCATTCCCTGGCACAACCAGTTCCCGGCGGGGCTGGTGCACACCTTCGAGCGGCGCGGCTGGATCTGGGGTGGGCGCTGGTACCACCTCGACACCATGCACTTCGAGTACCGCCCGGAACTCACGGGAGCGTGCGCCGCCGGGCGCTGA
- a CDS encoding VOC family protein, with amino-acid sequence MRLDHLTLHAPDLSAQRAFYALTLGLPVCHDTPEAFTVQVGRSRLSFRQGHTPAAHFAVDIPRTLVTQAQAWLEARAPLLADPAGQVRFGPDGAFHSSNLYFRDPAGHIAEFIARHDLPFDHAGPFGSQHALHLSEFGLVVPDVTGAVDWLEARLGLRAWVGRSPTFTPVGGADGSLIVVPRGRGWFPIGLPGQPVPFHLTYRQGQVERHLTPADLPFLRPQGLT; translated from the coding sequence ATGCGCCTTGACCACCTGACCCTGCACGCCCCGGACCTGAGCGCCCAGCGGGCCTTCTACGCCCTGACCCTCGGCCTGCCCGTCTGCCACGACACCCCGGAGGCATTCACCGTGCAGGTGGGCCGCTCCCGGCTGTCCTTCCGCCAGGGGCACACGCCCGCCGCGCACTTCGCCGTGGACATCCCCCGCACGCTGGTCACCCAGGCGCAGGCGTGGCTGGAGGCGCGGGCGCCGCTGCTCGCGGACCCGGCCGGGCAGGTGCGGTTCGGCCCGGACGGCGCCTTTCACAGTTCGAACCTGTACTTCCGCGACCCGGCGGGCCACATCGCCGAATTCATCGCGCGGCACGACCTGCCCTTCGATCACGCCGGGCCGTTCGGGTCGCAGCACGCGCTGCACCTCAGCGAGTTCGGGCTGGTCGTGCCGGACGTGACGGGCGCGGTGGACTGGCTGGAGGCGCGGCTGGGCCTGCGCGCCTGGGTGGGCCGCAGCCCCACCTTCACCCCGGTCGGCGGCGCGGACGGCAGCCTGATCGTCGTCCCGCGCGGACGTGGCTGGTTCCCGATCGGCCTGCCGGGGCAGCCCGTCCCGTTCCACCTGACCTACCGGCAGGGTCAGGTGGAACGCCACCTCACCCCGGCGGACCTGCCGTTCCTGCGCCCGCAGGGTCTGACGTGA
- a CDS encoding helix-turn-helix domain-containing protein: protein MSYFAMWNFQILFDVSSRMSLIHAAREVTMPFDAERAINEAVDAYLTPIQLGEELRRFIKRSGKTQRQVADEAGMPQPSYLSHMVNGRINWVESAYFPGLVTALNLSLREIKKLRPDIVTQLVTAAVQAGTFDEPAMPAPKPRTLPHGLQEAVELYGKRYSDLQDPSWQNYLAGFRWREGEPEEPEAWLDLYRDLLRAGVVPGSN, encoded by the coding sequence ATGTCGTATTTCGCAATGTGGAACTTCCAAATACTGTTTGACGTATCAAGTCGCATGTCCCTGATCCATGCGGCACGGGAAGTGACCATGCCATTCGACGCCGAGAGAGCCATAAATGAAGCCGTGGATGCGTACCTGACGCCGATCCAGTTGGGCGAAGAACTGCGAAGATTCATCAAGCGGAGTGGGAAAACCCAGCGCCAGGTGGCTGACGAGGCAGGCATGCCTCAGCCAAGTTATCTAAGTCATATGGTCAACGGCCGCATCAACTGGGTCGAGAGTGCCTATTTCCCAGGACTTGTTACTGCTCTCAACTTATCTCTCCGGGAGATCAAAAAACTGCGGCCCGACATCGTGACACAGCTTGTGACTGCTGCAGTTCAAGCAGGCACATTCGATGAACCCGCAATGCCAGCGCCCAAGCCGCGCACCCTCCCCCACGGCTTGCAGGAAGCGGTGGAACTGTATGGCAAGCGGTACAGCGACTTGCAGGACCCCAGCTGGCAGAACTACCTCGCGGGCTTCCGCTGGCGCGAGGGCGAACCAGAAGAACCCGAGGCGTGGCTGGATCTGTACCGTGACCTGCTGCGGGCTGGCGTGGTGCCCGGGAGTAACTGA
- a CDS encoding EamA family transporter yields the protein MRLSPLLFAAAAPISWGTSYVVLEHLQPVGPTSAAALRALGAGLLLLLLVRQWPRGEWWWKSALLGALNFSLFFSTLFISAAHLGGGLAATLGALGPLLILAFNRVALRQTPQPAALQAGGLGLVGVALLVLSPGVQADAVGLLTGLVSVVAASGGYLLAGAWGTPPGASLLALTAWQLCWGGLLLVPVAWWLDGPLPALTPAQLPWLAYLIVVGTALAYALWFRGIRDTSPVQVSLLTRLSPAAALTLDLLAGRHLGAAQWAGLALIAVSVLLGAWPHRPARAAYS from the coding sequence ATGCGTCTGTCTCCCCTGCTCTTCGCCGCCGCCGCTCCCATCAGCTGGGGCACCAGCTACGTCGTGCTGGAGCACCTCCAGCCGGTCGGGCCGACCAGCGCCGCCGCGCTGCGGGCCCTGGGCGCGGGCCTGCTCCTGCTGCTGCTCGTCCGCCAGTGGCCGCGCGGCGAGTGGTGGTGGAAAAGTGCGCTGCTGGGCGCTCTGAATTTCAGTCTGTTCTTCAGCACGCTGTTCATCAGCGCCGCCCACCTGGGCGGAGGTCTGGCCGCCACCCTCGGGGCCCTGGGACCGCTGCTGATCCTGGCCTTCAATCGCGTCGCCCTGCGCCAGACGCCCCAGCCCGCCGCCCTGCAGGCGGGCGGCCTGGGCCTGGTGGGCGTGGCCCTGCTGGTGCTCTCGCCCGGTGTGCAGGCCGATGCGGTGGGCCTCCTGACCGGCCTGGTCAGCGTGGTGGCCGCGTCCGGCGGGTATCTGCTGGCCGGGGCGTGGGGGACGCCACCCGGCGCGTCGCTGCTGGCCCTGACCGCGTGGCAGCTGTGCTGGGGCGGCCTGCTGCTCGTGCCGGTCGCGTGGTGGCTTGACGGTCCGCTGCCCGCCCTGACGCCCGCCCAGCTGCCCTGGCTGGCATACCTGATCGTGGTGGGCACGGCGCTGGCGTACGCGCTGTGGTTCCGGGGGATCCGCGACACGTCCCCGGTGCAGGTTTCGCTACTGACCCGCCTGAGTCCCGCGGCTGCCCTCACGCTGGATCTGCTGGCCGGACGGCACCTGGGCGCCGCGCAGTGGGCGGGCCTGGCCCTGATCGCCGTGAGCGTCCTGCTGGGCGCGTGGCCGCACCGCCCGGCCCGCGCGGCCTACAGCTGA
- a CDS encoding helix-turn-helix transcriptional regulator, whose product MDDTFGQRIRQLREQRGMSQYDVAEAILGRRDRAGEVSRWENDKNEPSHDNLRKLAHLFTCSTDKLLGVASSAA is encoded by the coding sequence ATGGATGACACGTTCGGGCAGCGCATCCGACAGCTCCGCGAGCAGCGCGGGATGTCGCAATATGACGTCGCTGAAGCCATTCTTGGCCGCCGGGACCGTGCCGGGGAGGTCAGCCGCTGGGAGAATGACAAGAACGAGCCTTCGCACGATAACCTTCGCAAGCTGGCCCACTTGTTCACTTGCTCTACCGATAAGTTGCTAGGTGTCGCATCTAGCGCAGCTTGA
- a CDS encoding recombinase family protein, translated as MEARPLSAAIYLRVSTEGQAATDKYGLELQEDACRSYAKRAGFEVKQVYQDVITGTTSKRAAFSRLLADLPAYHAVIIFSVDRLARTVPIAYGLAQEIADTGAELHSSTEGKLSFNDDGQATAFGLHALLADSERRRIVRRLTEGKKQKVRNGQPLAPLRCYGYQNGEVFEEQAQWVRWMYQQALVTGTHEIMNELQRLGVPSSAGHPKWNRDQVLKILRNSVYRGEYLYGRDRRTRRAHPDAISCPCPRIVDDETWYAVQRAIDYRRSGAGRRGSRTDLFSLTGRIRCAECGAAMVGRRPGGPDTRNAGYVYYACGDPALMRHRKGCTHRKFYPAVDVHGAVQAELERLARQPAQLASMVVTPTSRPIDTDKAVHDIDAQLTKARNAYLRGIDTEDEYAETKATLLAQRARLLALAEGGQPEPVADAGHLQRALAEALELGDLHQAAGRLGLLVRVAPGGEITLALDPS; from the coding sequence ATGGAAGCACGTCCCTTAAGCGCCGCCATCTACCTGCGGGTCTCGACAGAAGGTCAGGCCGCGACCGACAAGTACGGCCTGGAGTTGCAAGAAGATGCCTGCCGAAGCTACGCGAAGCGCGCCGGTTTCGAGGTCAAGCAGGTCTACCAGGACGTCATCACAGGCACCACAAGTAAACGCGCGGCCTTCTCTCGCCTGCTCGCGGACCTTCCCGCGTACCACGCCGTCATCATCTTCAGCGTGGACCGCTTGGCCCGTACCGTCCCCATCGCTTACGGCCTGGCCCAGGAGATCGCAGACACCGGCGCTGAACTCCACAGCAGCACTGAAGGCAAGCTCAGTTTCAACGATGACGGCCAAGCCACGGCGTTCGGTCTCCACGCCCTCCTCGCCGATTCAGAACGCCGGCGCATCGTCCGCCGCCTCACCGAAGGCAAGAAGCAGAAGGTCCGCAACGGCCAGCCGCTCGCGCCCCTGCGCTGCTACGGGTACCAGAACGGCGAGGTGTTCGAAGAGCAGGCGCAGTGGGTGCGGTGGATGTACCAGCAGGCCCTCGTGACCGGCACGCACGAGATCATGAACGAACTGCAACGCCTCGGCGTGCCCAGCAGTGCCGGCCACCCCAAGTGGAACCGGGACCAGGTGCTGAAGATCCTCCGGAACAGCGTCTACCGGGGCGAGTACCTGTACGGCCGGGACCGCCGCACCCGCCGCGCCCACCCGGACGCCATCAGCTGCCCCTGCCCCCGCATCGTGGATGACGAGACGTGGTACGCCGTCCAGCGCGCCATCGACTACCGCCGCAGCGGCGCAGGCCGCCGGGGCAGCCGCACCGACCTGTTCTCCCTGACCGGCCGCATCCGGTGCGCCGAGTGCGGGGCGGCCATGGTGGGCCGGCGCCCAGGCGGGCCTGACACCCGGAACGCCGGGTACGTTTACTACGCCTGTGGCGACCCAGCCCTGATGCGCCACCGCAAGGGCTGCACGCACCGGAAGTTCTACCCGGCCGTCGACGTGCACGGCGCAGTGCAGGCTGAACTGGAACGCCTGGCGCGTCAGCCCGCGCAGCTGGCGAGCATGGTCGTCACGCCCACCTCGCGCCCCATCGACACCGACAAGGCCGTGCACGACATCGACGCGCAGCTGACCAAGGCGCGCAACGCCTACCTGCGCGGCATTGACACGGAGGACGAGTACGCGGAGACCAAAGCCACCCTCCTGGCCCAGCGGGCCCGCCTGCTCGCCCTGGCCGAAGGTGGACAGCCTGAGCCGGTGGCGGACGCCGGTCATCTGCAACGCGCCCTGGCCGAGGCGCTGGAGCTGGGAGACCTGCACCAGGCCGCCGGCCGCCTGGGTCTGCTGGTGCGCGTGGCGCCCGGCGGCGAGATCACGCTGGCGCTAGACCCGTCGTAG
- a CDS encoding MerR family transcriptional regulator: MPTPLTPAQLAARSGLSVPTLHHYEREGLITAARTGGNQRRYPPDTLRRLAFIRAAARVGVPLAEIRAALDTLPGGRPPARRTGRPCPPRGAPRWTPASPP, translated from the coding sequence ATGCCCACACCCCTCACGCCCGCCCAGCTCGCCGCCCGCAGCGGCCTGAGCGTTCCCACCCTCCACCACTACGAACGCGAGGGCCTGATCACCGCCGCGCGCACCGGTGGCAATCAGCGCCGCTACCCGCCCGACACGCTGCGCCGCCTCGCGTTCATCCGCGCCGCCGCCCGCGTGGGCGTGCCCCTCGCCGAGATCCGCGCCGCGCTCGACACCCTGCCCGGCGGCCGTCCCCCAGCGCGCAGGACTGGGCGGCCCTGTCCGCCACGTGGCGCGCCGCGCTGGACGCCCGCATCGCCACCCTGA
- a CDS encoding GNAT family N-acetyltransferase, with protein sequence MTSASPLRPVTPADAAIIAAHRYPDARDLAERPAYAAWVAQAIQDGGYLGFLLEDGAEVIAGAGVTLLHWGPTRGDPQPWRARVVNVWTHPDWRRIGHARTLVTACLDAVRARGITRVSLGSSDMARSLYGALGFTASAHEMTRTLSAAQAQ encoded by the coding sequence GTGACCTCGGCCTCACCCCTGCGCCCGGTCACGCCTGCCGACGCCGCCATCATCGCCGCGCACCGCTACCCGGACGCCCGCGACCTTGCCGAGCGGCCCGCATACGCCGCGTGGGTCGCGCAGGCCATCCAGGACGGGGGGTACCTGGGCTTCCTGCTTGAAGACGGGGCGGAGGTGATCGCCGGGGCGGGCGTGACCCTGCTGCACTGGGGGCCCACGCGGGGCGACCCGCAGCCGTGGCGGGCGCGGGTGGTGAACGTCTGGACGCACCCGGACTGGCGCCGCATCGGGCACGCCCGCACGCTGGTCACGGCTTGCCTGGACGCCGTGCGCGCGCGCGGGATCACGCGCGTCAGCCTGGGCAGCAGCGACATGGCCCGCTCGCTGTACGGAGCGCTGGGCTTCACAGCCAGCGCGCACGAGATGACCCGGACGCTCAGCGCCGCGCAGGCACAATGA
- the gatB gene encoding Asp-tRNA(Asn)/Glu-tRNA(Gln) amidotransferase subunit GatB: MAYQAVIGLEVHLQLKTKSKIFSACPQEYHGAEPNSFTDPFTLGLPGTLPTLNREAVELAMMFGLGLNCDVSGFTQFHRKNYFYPDAPKNFQLSQYDRPIARDGFLDVTLEDGSTHRVRIKRAHLEDDAGKLTHPTYAPYSMLDLNRAGSSLLEMVTEADIVSAEQARAFLESVQAIAQALGVSDAAPEEGKMRCDVNLSLHKPGEPWGTKCEVKNLNSFRSVARAIEFETARQARILDAGGRITQDTLGWDEGGQKTFLMRTKEGEADYRYFPEPDLPPLDITPEWIARVRERMPELPAQKLERYLAAGVRAADAQTLSLSVPLSRFFDEALTAQPRPEAQKVDAQKLANWLLGDVSGLLAAREETLDGSALRPAHLAALVGLIDAGTISGKIAKDLLPDVLAGHDPAALVQERGLSVVTDTAAIDAAIDAAMAADPATVEKVRGGNAKAMNALFGPVMKAMGGQAKPEVVRERLTAKLGLS; encoded by the coding sequence ATGGCGTATCAGGCGGTCATTGGTCTGGAAGTTCACCTGCAGCTGAAGACGAAATCGAAGATCTTCAGTGCGTGCCCGCAGGAGTATCACGGCGCGGAGCCGAATTCGTTCACGGATCCGTTCACGCTGGGGCTGCCCGGCACCCTGCCGACCCTGAACCGCGAGGCGGTGGAACTCGCCATGATGTTCGGCCTGGGCCTGAACTGCGACGTCTCGGGCTTCACGCAGTTCCACCGGAAGAACTACTTCTACCCGGACGCCCCGAAGAACTTCCAGCTCTCGCAGTACGACCGGCCCATCGCGCGCGACGGGTTCCTGGACGTGACGCTGGAAGACGGCAGCACGCACCGCGTCCGTATCAAGCGCGCGCACCTGGAGGACGACGCGGGGAAACTCACGCACCCCACGTACGCGCCGTACTCGATGCTGGACCTGAACCGCGCCGGGTCCAGCCTGCTGGAGATGGTCACCGAGGCCGACATCGTGAGCGCCGAGCAGGCCCGCGCGTTCCTGGAGAGCGTGCAGGCCATCGCGCAGGCGCTGGGCGTCAGCGACGCGGCGCCCGAGGAAGGCAAGATGCGCTGCGACGTGAACCTCAGCCTGCATAAGCCCGGCGAGCCGTGGGGCACGAAATGCGAGGTGAAGAACCTCAACTCGTTCCGCTCGGTGGCGCGCGCCATCGAGTTCGAAACGGCCCGGCAGGCGCGCATCCTGGACGCCGGGGGACGCATCACGCAGGACACCCTCGGCTGGGACGAGGGCGGGCAGAAGACGTTCCTGATGCGCACCAAGGAGGGCGAGGCCGACTACCGCTACTTCCCCGAGCCGGACCTGCCGCCGCTGGACATCACGCCCGAGTGGATCGCGCGCGTCCGCGAGCGGATGCCCGAGCTGCCCGCGCAGAAGCTGGAGCGCTACCTCGCGGCGGGCGTGCGCGCGGCGGACGCGCAGACCCTGAGCCTCAGCGTGCCGCTGTCGCGCTTCTTCGACGAGGCGCTGACCGCGCAGCCCCGGCCCGAGGCCCAGAAAGTGGATGCGCAGAAACTGGCGAACTGGCTGCTGGGCGACGTGTCCGGCCTGCTCGCCGCGCGCGAGGAGACGCTGGACGGCAGCGCCCTGCGGCCCGCGCACCTCGCCGCGCTCGTGGGCCTGATCGACGCGGGCACCATCAGCGGCAAGATCGCCAAGGACCTGCTGCCCGATGTGCTCGCCGGGCACGACCCCGCCGCCCTGGTGCAGGAACGCGGCCTGAGCGTCGTGACCGACACGGCGGCCATCGACGCGGCCATCGACGCCGCGATGGCCGCCGACCCCGCTACCGTGGAGAAGGTGCGTGGCGGGAACGCGAAGGCCATGAACGCGCTGTTCGGTCCGGTCATGAAGGCCATGGGCGGGCAGGCCAAGCCGGAGGTGGTGCGTGAGCGCCTGACCGCGAAACTGGGCCTGTCGTGA